The window AGATTTTCCCTGCGCAAAGTACTAGGGATGGCCGGTCACCGAATTGCGAGCGAACTCTGCGTACGCGACATTTTCTGCTGATTCCACTAATATGTAGCCCCAACAAGGAGGAGTACTCATGGCACTCGATATGGACAAGCTCAACACATTTGTTGGCCGCTTCGTAGGAGACCTAGGAGCAACAGTACATGCCGGAATGGTGGTCATCGGCGAGAAGCTCGGGCTCTATAAAGCCCTTGCCGCCCTCCCCATGACCTCCGCCGAACTCGCGGCCAAAACCTCCACCGATGAACGCTACGTACGCGAGTGGCTCAGCTCGCAGGCGTCTGGCGGCTACGTCACCTACGACGAAAAGACAAACAAGTTCAGCCTCACCGAGGAGCAGGCCTTTACGCTCGCGAACGAAGACAGCCCCGCCTACCTTCCCGGCGCATTCGAACTCGCGTTAGGCTCGCTCGCAGCCGTGCCGCGTATCACCGAGTCGTTTCGCACGGGAGCAGGCATGGGCTGGCACGAACATAACGAGGGCGTTTTTCACGGCTGCGAGAAGTTCTTCCGCCCAGGCTACGCCGCCAATCTCGTCACCTCATGGATCCCCGCACTCGACGGCGTGCAGCAGAAGCTCGAAGAAGGTGCGCAAGTCGCCGACGTCGGCTGCGGAAAAGGCGCATCAACCATCTTAATGGCCAAGGCATTTCCCAAATCACGCTTCGTTGGATTCGACTCTCACGACCAATCGATTGCAGGAGCGCGAGACTCGGCGAAGCGACAGGGAATTGGCGACTCCGTCAACTTCGAAGTCGCCAAAGCCAAGGTGTATCCAGGAAAAGACTACGACTTCGTTGCCGTCTTCGATTGCCTCCACGACATGGGCGATCCCGTCGGAGCCGCCACCCACGTTCTTAAGTCGCTGCGAAAAGACGGCACCTGGATGATCGTCGAGCCATTCGCGAACGATCAGTTGAAGGACAACCTGAACCCAGTAGGCCGCGTCTACTACTCCTTCTCCACCTTGCTCTGCACGCCCTGTTCGCGATCGCAGGAGATCGGGCTGTGCCTGGGTGCGCAATCTGGCGAAGCGCGCATCCGTGATGTCGTCACCTCTGCTGGCTTCACCCGTTTCCGCCGCGCCGCCGAGACTCCGTTCAACATCGTATATGAAGCGCGGCCCTGAAGAATCAGCACCGTAGCGGCTCCTGATCTGGCTATAGATCTACAGACCTACGCCAAGCCTTCGCCTCGCAAAAAAATAACGCAGAAGTGTTGCCCGAATCCTCCTGTCCTTGCGCTTTACAAAGCGAGGGCAGTTATCCGTGTCCTCCGCTGAAGAATCTTGGGAGGGCATCATGGCAATCGACTTCATTGCAGGCATCACCGTATTTTTCATCCTTGCAACCATCGCTTTGATCTGCGCATACGCCGACACGTCTCACTCGCATCGCCGTCGCAGGCGCTCGCTCCTTCGCGATCCCAAAAATCTGGCCGATGCCAACATTCATCTCCACACGCGCCTGTAAAGGTCGAACGCTCGACTCTGCGCTGCAATTTTGTTGTAGGTCCAGCTATTTCAATGACCCTCAAAGACCCACGGGAGGAACACTCGATGCAAATTGCATTCATGGCATTTCAAGGCGCGGAAGACGATGGAATCTACTATCAGCACACGCAGAACTACACTCCAAACAACGGCTACACGTACTACGAAGCGTTCATCTCCGATCGCGTAGGAGTCATCGGCTTCGGAACATCCACCCGCCCCGCTCTTCTCCAGGTAGGCAACACGATGCTCATGGCGTGGAAGGGCATCGTGAACGACGGAGCCATCTGGATGAGTAAGTACATCGCCAATCCCTCAGTGGCCGCGCCATTCTCCGGCCTGTCCGTCACCCCTGCCGAAGCCGGTTGGACGAACAATCTGGCGATCGTTGGTCCCGGCAACGATCCCATGCCTCACACATCCTTCGGGCCGTCGCTTGCAAACTGGAATAACACCGCGATCATGGTCTGGCACGCTGCCGGAAATGACAACTCGATCTGGTACGGCATCTTCGATGCGAACCTCAGCAACCAGATCGCACAGTTCCCAACCGGCATCAACAGTGAGTTCACGCCCGCCATCGTCAACTTCGCCGGTACTCTCATCATGGTCTGGCGCGGCGAAGGCAGCGACGACGCCCTCTACTGGGCCACCTCACAGGATCCCAACGTCTGGTACCACCATGGCGCCATCCCCGGTGCTGGCAGCAGCTTCGTCCCCTCGCTCACCGTATTCAACGGACAAGTCTTTCTCGCCTTCAAAGGAGTCGGCAACGACACCAGCATCTACATGTCGCAGATCGTCAACGTCGGCCTTCTCCCATCGAACACCGCGTCCTGGGTCTATCGATGGAACGTCCCCGGAATCGGAACCTCCACTGGCCCCAGCCTCTGCCTCCTCAACTCACAACTCTTCATGAGCTGGAAGGGTGACCCCGGCGATACCGCCATCTGGTACTCCTCAAGCCCAACCGGCGCACAAAACAGTTGGGCGCCTCAACAAACTCTCGGCAACGGACCACCCAGCGACCCGCAATCCTTGAACTATGGATCGTCCATTGGCCCAGCCGTTGCAACATTTTCTGCTTAGGTACCCTCTCGCCGTTCCTGACGACGCGTTGCTGCTGCCAGCCTCCTATTCACTCGCAACCGCAGCGCGTCTCTTGAGCCAGTCGCACGAAAAAAATTTATCAAAGAGTTAGAGGCCAGCCATGTGCAATCCGAATCCGCACTCAAACGAACTCACCAACTCATGCACAGCGTGCAAACACAAATGCGCGCCAACCCACCCAATGCAAGCAGAGGAGCAATCCTTCGAACTCGACGGACTCTCGGCGCTTCAGTTTGCACTGGCCCGAACACTGCGCCTCATCGAGAGTTCGCGTCTAAAATCAATCGCGCAAGATGATTAAACTGATCATCGAAAATTGCATGCTTATCCTGGGCTGCCAGCAATACTGACTTGGCGTCATGAGCCGCAGGTTCGTTATCGTACTGATTCACGATCACAACATTCAGGCTCGGAACATTGAGAATGTAGTGCCCTCCAGCCCCTTGCGCTGAAAACATCCCAGGCAGTGTCGCTTCGCCAAGATGCACGCCTCCATACTCCACCCACCAAAGATACTCATAGCCTCCCACCGCCATCTTTCCGAAACGCGCCATCTCGGTCGCGTGACTACTCTTCTCCACCCACTCTTCGGGAACAACCTGTTGCTTCTTCCAACGGCCGTGATTCAGATACAGCAGCCCAAAACGCGCCATATCGCGCGCGCTCATCTGAAACATATAAGCCGCATGCTGGGACACCCCTTTGTCTTCGACGTAGTACACGTCACTCGGTCGAAAGTCCTGCATCCCTGTCGGCTTCGCGATGCGCTGATAGAACGCATCACCGATCTTCATGCCGGTCTTCTCTTCAAAGATCGTTCCCAGCGCATTGAAGTCCCAGTTGTTATAAAACCAGAAACTCCCCGGTGCATGGCTGCCGCGAGCAGGACGCATCTTGCGTTGAAAGTCAGTCTCGAATCCCGCCGCATGATAGACCCCGGAGCGAGCCCGCAACAGATCGACGATCTTTGCCTGCCGCTCTTCTTTCGTCAGCGGTGAAGGGAAGTCATCGATCCCCGCCTGCTCCAGAGTCTCGTTAACATCGATCTTTCCCTCAGCCGAATAGATTCCGTACAGTGCGCTGATCAGGCTCTTGCGCACCGAGAAGGTCGTGAGCTTCTTACTCGTATCTCCCCACTCATCCACCACCCGCCCACACTGCACAATCATCATCGACTCATCATGAAGCGAGCCCGCATAATGTTCCGCCGCTACGAGCTTCGGCTCCGACCATCCACCACTCTTGCCCTTGCCATCGCGCTTCCACTCCTTCCCAGGAAACTCAGAGTTGGCACAAGAAGCAGCCCGCACGTGAGCATCGGAAGCCTGCGTGTTCACAGGACTCTGCCCAGTAAGTCCCACGACAACCAAAGATACGAACGCTGCGCAAGCAAAAAGCCTCGTCACCATCTCGCTCCTATCACGACCGCCAACACCAACAGACTACACAGATGCCTAATAGCCTGACGCGCCGCAGCACACATTCTTCAAATTGAGCCTATTCGCAAGGTACTTTAGGTGCCTCACTTCGGTCCCATGTCATGGTGGCAGGGCAACCCCGGCGATACAGACAGAGTCGTACCTGTCAGGTGAGTGGTGCCGCATGGCACCCATCTGGAGGTTCTTATGATTTTTCGCAAAAACACTTGGGCATGTGTAGCGCTTGCATGTGCGCTCTCTTTCAGCGCTGTCCCCGCTGGTCTGGCGCAAGCTCCGCAAAGTGATGACTCGGCGAGCTGGAGCGCGCCACGCGGCTACGATTTAGCCTATCCCGAGAACGGCACTCCCAACATGGTTGCTCGTCAAGGCTATGCTGCAGGCTTCAACCAGGGCCAGGCGGACGTTTCGCGAGGCCAGGCATTCCGCCCTACCGAGAACAAGGCTTATGCTCACGCGAAGATCCCGAAGGGGATGGACAAAGATCAATTCAAGACAGAATTTCGTGAGTCATTCGTGAAGGGCTACACAAACGCATACAAGGGTCAGTAGGGCTTCCTATATCGATCATTTGATCTCTGGCTTCGTTGATCGCAAAGCGAAAGAAATTCATAAGCTGAACCAGAGCCTCGAACTTCGTTGTCCGTCGAAGGAGCACTGAACTAGCTATTCCGCATCCTGAAGATTCTCCTGAATACTCCGAGCCATAGCCTCAATGGAGGTGTGCTCGCTTAGCTTTTTGATTTCGGGCTGGTCTGCTACTTTTCCCAGGCCAGCCTGTTTTGCCAGCTGCCGATTCATCTCAAGGACAGCAGTGATCTCCTTCTCTGCCAGAAGGAGAACCTGCAACATCAAATGGTCTCGTTCATCCGAGCGCCGCCCTAAACGGGATTGCCGAATAAGAATGAAACTCGCCAGCAGGATCGCTTCAAGGGCAACAATCGTACTGAGAAGAGAGTACGGAGCAGGATCGAAGCGGTGAGTCTGGGTTATCCGGAGACTGTTCACAGCGATCCAGGCAGTAAAAATCATCAAGTGAATACAGATGAAGGCAAGACTTCCGGCGAACCCAGCGATGTCATCGCTTAGCTTTTCGGCTTTAGTTCTTCGCGACTGAAAGTCCTGCTCGTGCTTGGCGATCAGATCGACGTGTTCCTGAACGTGGCTTTGAGACATCGCAATTCCCTCTGGTAATTTAGCTGCTGGCACCTCTTCCTATACAGAGGTCTGTTCACATTCGATGCAAGCTACCCCGATCCGTTATCCCCTTTGTGCTGTCGTCTCTAGTACGAATCGGTCTCAATTGCAGATCGGTCTGACAAGTCGACTTGGAAGTGATAAGGTCGAGCCGGTCACCTCCGAGAAGCGCGTTTATCACGAGTAATGCTCGCTGGCCGTTGCTCGATGAGCGCATCGTCTGTTCTCGACAGTTGAGAACGCCCAAGCGGATCGCCCATGCGGAGAGTGTTAAAGGGAGTGGTGGTCACGCCCTCGGCACCTTTCCGCATCAGGAAGTTGGCAACCATCCCGAGTCCGCTCAAACGGGTTACGGGAGCCGTTCTCCAGGAGAGCGGAATCACGTTTGGTAGACTTGTCCACATCCTATGATCAGCAAAAGCAAGGCATCGGATTTGTTGGATCTTTTCTCCACGCTTCAGCGAGCAAGGGGCTGGACCGACAAACGACTGTTTTTGTCTCTCGATCTGAGCCCGGCCAAAGCGCGGTTGCTTGAATACATTGCATCGCATGACGGAACATCGCAGACAGAACTTGCCAGGGCCACAGATACCGATAAGGCATTGACTGGAAGGTCGGTGGAAGCTTTCGTAGCAAGTGGGTGGGTGCAGCGAAATCGGAGTAAGGAGGACGCCCGGGCCTACATTCTTTCTCTCTCGCCGTCAGGTCACAAAGTGGTCCTGCGATTCGGATCGGTTCGGAATGAGATTCTTGAACGAGTCACCAAATCGCTCGACAGCCGTGACGTCGACGACTTCCGGAGAATTGTGAACAAACTTCTCGCCACAATGAAAGATCACGGCACCCTCTAGCAGCCTCGAATCGCTCTAGTGAGGCCATCCAACTTTGGTGAGAGCTTCTGACACATCCCACAATCTCTTGGCTAAAGCAGCATCCTTCGCCTTCGTGGACAGCACGGAAGGTCCAACTGGGCTTTTGAGCTCGAATAAGCCGCTCGGTCCGTAGTACCCCATTGGAGCTGCATCCGGGGAGGTAGCCGCAAAGAGGATCGGAAGAGCGCCTGCCGCTGGAGAGTGTCCGATCAACTCAACGAAGCGCGCTTGGAGTTTCTTCAAAATCGTGTCCGAGCCAGCCCCGTTTCTTATCAGATCAGTCGTTGATGCTCCCGGATGAGCGGCATTGCTCATCAGATCCCAGCCACCCGCATCGCTTCGCCGCTGCAGCTCCAACGCAAAGAGTACGTTGGCTAACTTGGACTGGGAATAGGCTGCATTAGCCTGGTATTTGCGGGTCCACTGCAAATCATCAAAATGAATAGCTCCCCCAAGCCGATGGGTCAAGCTGCTTACTGTCACAACCCGCGCACGATGCCCTTGCAGAAGCGTTATTAGTCGGGCGGTCAGAGCGAAGTGCCCAAGATAGTTGGTGCCAAACTGAAGTTCAAATCCGTCAGCCGTTTCTCGACGATCCGGAGGCGTCATGATGCCTGCGTTGTTTAGCAGCACATCGATGGTCCGGCCCCGCTCCAGCATACGATTTGCAAACGCTTCAATCGACTTCAAACAAGCCAGATCGAGTAGTTCAAACGCGATGGTCGCTTGGGGTGACTGGTGAAGAATTGACCGCAGCGCATCCAATCCTTTGCTCTCGCTTCTACCGGCCAGAATGACTTCGGCTCCCGCTGCCGCCAAGGCGAAGGCGGCCTCGTACCCAAGACCTCCAGTTCCCGTTACGACAGCAAGCCTGCCCGCTTGAGATGGGATGTCGGCGATGCTCCATTTCGTCATGAACACTCCTTCTGTCCAACCCTGGACATCGCCACAAAGCGATAGACACGTCTACCAATATAGTAGATATATCTACTAAAGCAAAACACGCTATACCCATGCAGCGTCTGACCGGTAAACGCCATGCGCGAGCGGAGGCATCAGACGGAATGCATGACAAGTTGGTTCGCTGAAACGCATCGAGGCTTCAAAGCGAAGGATACTGAACGGGCATGAGGATAAGAATAAACAAGTGGATGGGGATGTTCTTTTTGGCGTTGGTCGTTATTGAAATGGGGGACCTCAAAATGGCAGCTCAATCGCGACATGACCCGTTACAGGTTCTTGGAATAAGCGAGGACCAGATATGGAACGGTATCACTGTGAGTGACGATGGCAGGATCTTCGTCAACTTTCCCGCGATTTCACCGCGGCCGATCCAGGCAGTCGGAGAGATCGGTGCCGATAAGCGAAGCCACCCTTATCCGGGGGGCGATTGGAATTCGTGGGAGCCGAGCAAACCCGTGGAGCATGCCTTTGTAGGAACGAACTCTGTCCGGATAGGACCGGATGGTGCTCTGTGGGTCGTCGATACGGGAAGCCCGAGTTTCGGCAAAGAGGTCCTTCCCAATGCCACGAAGATCGTGAAGATCGACCTGTCGACGAACACCGTGTCACGCGTGTATCCGTTAGGCAGTGACGTGGTTAAAAGCAAGAGCTACATCGACGACATTCGCTTTCATGGCGAGACAGCCTATCTCACGGACGCGGGTGTACCTGGAATCCTCGTACTTGATCTGACTACCGGCAAAGTGCGACGGGTCTTGGACCACGATCCTTCAACGACAGGGACTCGTGTGATCAAGGTTAATGGAGAGGTCCTGCTTGGGCCGGATGGAAAACCGCTGATGCAGCATGCCGACCAAATGGAAGTAACCCCTGACGGTCAATGGCTGTACTTCCAACCCTTGGCTGGCCCGATGTCGCGCATAGCTACGCGATGGCTCGATGACCCAGGCATTCAACCAGGGGAGCTCTCAACGAAAGTCGAGCCCTGGTTCAATACTGGTTCGCTGGGCGGCACGGCGATCGATTCTAACGGCGACCTCTATCTCGAAGACCTGAACACAAGTTCGATTCTTAAGCTCACCCCGGACCGTAAGCTCTCTATTGTGTTTCATGACGCTCGCCTCCATTGGGTTGACGCGCCCTGGATTCAGGACGGCTGGCTTTATTTGCCTGAGGCTCAACTCGATCG is drawn from Edaphobacter lichenicola and contains these coding sequences:
- a CDS encoding class I SAM-dependent methyltransferase codes for the protein MALDMDKLNTFVGRFVGDLGATVHAGMVVIGEKLGLYKALAALPMTSAELAAKTSTDERYVREWLSSQASGGYVTYDEKTNKFSLTEEQAFTLANEDSPAYLPGAFELALGSLAAVPRITESFRTGAGMGWHEHNEGVFHGCEKFFRPGYAANLVTSWIPALDGVQQKLEEGAQVADVGCGKGASTILMAKAFPKSRFVGFDSHDQSIAGARDSAKRQGIGDSVNFEVAKAKVYPGKDYDFVAVFDCLHDMGDPVGAATHVLKSLRKDGTWMIVEPFANDQLKDNLNPVGRVYYSFSTLLCTPCSRSQEIGLCLGAQSGEARIRDVVTSAGFTRFRRAAETPFNIVYEARP
- a CDS encoding oxidoreductase: MTKWSIADIPSQAGRLAVVTGTGGLGYEAAFALAAAGAEVILAGRSESKGLDALRSILHQSPQATIAFELLDLACLKSIEAFANRMLERGRTIDVLLNNAGIMTPPDRRETADGFELQFGTNYLGHFALTARLITLLQGHRARVVTVSSLTHRLGGAIHFDDLQWTRKYQANAAYSQSKLANVLFALELQRRSDAGGWDLMSNAAHPGASTTDLIRNGAGSDTILKKLQARFVELIGHSPAAGALPILFAATSPDAAPMGYYGPSGLFELKSPVGPSVLSTKAKDAALAKRLWDVSEALTKVGWPH
- a CDS encoding SMP-30/gluconolactonase/LRE family protein, which gives rise to MRIRINKWMGMFFLALVVIEMGDLKMAAQSRHDPLQVLGISEDQIWNGITVSDDGRIFVNFPAISPRPIQAVGEIGADKRSHPYPGGDWNSWEPSKPVEHAFVGTNSVRIGPDGALWVVDTGSPSFGKEVLPNATKIVKIDLSTNTVSRVYPLGSDVVKSKSYIDDIRFHGETAYLTDAGVPGILVLDLTTGKVRRVLDHDPSTTGTRVIKVNGEVLLGPDGKPLMQHADQMEVTPDGQWLYFQPLAGPMSRIATRWLDDPGIQPGELSTKVEPWFNTGSLGGTAIDSNGDLYLEDLNTSSILKLTPDRKLSIVFHDARLHWVDAPWIQDGWLYLPEAQLDRAAQFHQQQSKVQWPLHLYRLRLAALPNAQPHHAQ
- a CDS encoding MarR family winged helix-turn-helix transcriptional regulator, with amino-acid sequence MISKSKASDLLDLFSTLQRARGWTDKRLFLSLDLSPAKARLLEYIASHDGTSQTELARATDTDKALTGRSVEAFVASGWVQRNRSKEDARAYILSLSPSGHKVVLRFGSVRNEILERVTKSLDSRDVDDFRRIVNKLLATMKDHGTL
- a CDS encoding serine hydrolase domain-containing protein, with protein sequence MVTRLFACAAFVSLVVVGLTGQSPVNTQASDAHVRAASCANSEFPGKEWKRDGKGKSGGWSEPKLVAAEHYAGSLHDESMMIVQCGRVVDEWGDTSKKLTTFSVRKSLISALYGIYSAEGKIDVNETLEQAGIDDFPSPLTKEERQAKIVDLLRARSGVYHAAGFETDFQRKMRPARGSHAPGSFWFYNNWDFNALGTIFEEKTGMKIGDAFYQRIAKPTGMQDFRPSDVYYVEDKGVSQHAAYMFQMSARDMARFGLLYLNHGRWKKQQVVPEEWVEKSSHATEMARFGKMAVGGYEYLWWVEYGGVHLGEATLPGMFSAQGAGGHYILNVPSLNVVIVNQYDNEPAAHDAKSVLLAAQDKHAIFDDQFNHLARLILDANSR
- a CDS encoding DUF1003 domain-containing protein, which translates into the protein MSQSHVQEHVDLIAKHEQDFQSRRTKAEKLSDDIAGFAGSLAFICIHLMIFTAWIAVNSLRITQTHRFDPAPYSLLSTIVALEAILLASFILIRQSRLGRRSDERDHLMLQVLLLAEKEITAVLEMNRQLAKQAGLGKVADQPEIKKLSEHTSIEAMARSIQENLQDAE